In one window of Gossypium arboreum isolate Shixiya-1 chromosome 4, ASM2569848v2, whole genome shotgun sequence DNA:
- the LOC108458130 gene encoding DNA (cytosine-5)-methyltransferase DRM1-like isoform X5 codes for MLRSFSWLILQVKKMVDNNSGGEADNFDWDTEDDLEIDNYAISAPSGLSTPCGEAVLGSAEAGSSGNSPNSKIIDHFVGMGFSREMVAKVVEEKGEENSDLILEALLEYSASTLPNSSNSKLIDHFVGMGFSEEMVVKVVQENGEGNTDSILETLLTYSALETTASVQQNPDSGNCSSDYEGSLLNDFSDFDSFSESEEIMSPSSEEGRKLLHLTKMGYSEAEASVAMERCGPDSTIEELTDFICAAQIAKAADALFPLEDKPFSNGSSHKKRRNWGYDLLLRKKKLKLEKRFDEDDDAVHLPNPMIGFGVPNEPDQITNRVLPEAALGPPYFYYENVALAPKGVWTTISRFLYDVEPEFVDSKFFCAAARKRGYVHNLPIDNRFPLLPFPPRTIHEAFPLTRKWWPSWDTRTKLNCLQTCIASARLTDKIRKALEDSDGEPPLGIQKFVLEQCRKWNLVWVGRNKVAPLEPDEVEMLLGFPRNHTRGGGISRTDRYKSLGNSFQIDTVAYHFSVLKDKFPGGINLLSLFSGIGGAEVALHRLGIPLKNVVAVEIAEVNRNILRSWWEQTNQRGTLTDIQDVQELNGDRLEQLIKNFGGFDLVVGGSPCNNLTGSNRYHRDGLEGKDSALFFDFCRILDLVKCIMNGTKSMII; via the exons GTTGAGAAGCTTTTCTTGGCTCATACTACAAGTCAAAAAAAtg GTTGACAATAATTCGGGTGGAGAAGCTGATAATTTTGACTGGGATACTGAAGATGATCTGGAAATCGATAATTATGCCATCTCGGCCCCTTCGGGTTTGTCGACTCCCTGTGGAGAAGCTGTTTTGGGTTCGGCAGAG GCGGGCTCATCTGGAAATTCTCCCAATTCCAAGATAATTGATCATTTTGTCGGAATGGGGTTCTCAAGAGAAATGGTTGCCAAAGTGGTTGAAGAAAAAG GAGAGGAAAACTCAGACTTGATACTTGAAGCCCTCCTTGAGTACTCG GCAAGCACATTACCTAATTCTTCCAATTCCAAGTTGATCGATCATTTTGTAGGGATGGGATTTTCTGAAGAAATGGTTGTCAAAGTGGTTCAGGAAAATG GAGAGGGAAATACAGATTCCATATTGGAGACTCTATTGACATATTCA GCTCTTGAAACAACTGCTTCCGTTCAGCAAAATCCTGACTCTGGTAACTGCTCATCAGATTATGAAGGGAGTTTGCTGAATGATTTctctgattttgatagtttttctgaGTCCGAG GAAATTATGAGTCCTAGTTCTGAGGAGGGGAGAAAATTGTTACACTTGACAAAAATGGGGTACTCAGAAGCAGAGGCTTCAGTAGCCATGGAGAGATGTG GTCCAGACTCCACAATTGAGGAGTTAACCGACTTTATATGTGCTGCGCAAATTGCAAAGGCTGCTGATGCACTTTTTCCACTTGAAGACAAG CCATTCAGCAATGGCTCTAGTCACAAGAAGAGGCGAAACTGGGGTTATGATTTGTTGTTAAGGAAGAAGAAGCTTAAGCTTGAAAAGAGGTTTgatgaagatgatgatgcagTTCATCTTCCTAATCCTATGATTGGTTTCGGGGTCCCCAATGAACCAGATCAGATCACTAATAGAGTACTTCCAGAAGCAGCTTTAGGGCCTCCATACTTCTACTACGAGAATGTAGCACTTGCTCCAAAAGGTGTTTGGACCACCATTTCGCGCTTCTTATATGATGTGGAGCCTGAGTTTGTTGATTCAAAGTTCTTTTGTGCTGCTGCAAGGAAGAGGGGCTATGTTCATAATCTGCCAATTGATAATAGATTTCCCCTTCTTCCATTTCCTCCACGAACTATTCATGAAGCTTTTCCACTAACAAGGAAATGGTGGCCATCCTGGGACACGCGAACGAAATTGAACTGCTTGCAAACCTGTATAGCAAGTGCAAGATTGACGGATAAGATTCGCAAGGCATTAGAAGATTCTGATGGTGAACCGCCGTTGGGCATCCAAAAGTTTGTTCTCGAACAATGCAGAAAATGGAATCTGGTTTGGGTTGGAAGGAACAAGGTTGCTCCACTTGAACCTGATGAAGTGGAAATGCTTTTGGGATTCCCTAGAAACCACACAAGAGGAGGGGGAATCAGTCGGACAGATAGATACAAATCACTTGGTAACTCATTTCAG ATTGACACAGTGGCGTATCACTTTTCGGTTTTAAAAGATAAGTTCCCCGGTGGTATCAATCTGTTGTCCCTTTTCTCTGGGATTGGAGGTGCGGAGGTTGCTCTCCACCGACTCGGTATCCCTTTGAAAAATGTGGTAGCGGTGGAAATAGCTGAAGTGAACCGAAATATTCTTAGGAGTTGGTGGGAACAAACAAACCAGAGAGGGACTTTGACTGACATCCAAGATGTTCAAGAACTAAACGGGGACCGTTTGGAGCAACTGATTAAAAATTTTGGAGGATTCGACCTTGTGGTGGGAGGGAGTCCTTGCAACAACCTCACTGGCAGCAATAGATATCATCGAGACGGACTCGAAGGTAAAGATTCTGCCCTCTTCTTTGATTTCTGTCGAATACTGGATTTGGTGAAATGTATTATGAATGGCACAAAATCAATGATTATCTGA
- the LOC108458130 gene encoding DNA (cytosine-5)-methyltransferase DRM1-like isoform X3 — MVDNNSGGEADNFDWDTEDDLEIDNYAISAPSGLSTPCGEAVLGSAEAGSSGNSPNSKIIDHFVGMGFSREMVAKVVEEKGEENSDLILEALLEYSASTLPNSSNSKLIDHFVGMGFSEEMVVKVVQENGEGNTDSILETLLTYSALETTASVQQNPDSGNCSSDYEGSLLNDFSDFDSFSESEEIMSPSSEEGRKLLHLTKMGYSEAEASVAMERCGLCYLIHFCNIFLLMVGRMSKFHLDSIKDPRLFNCCIENGPDSTIEELTDFICAAQIAKAADALFPLEDKKPFSNGSSHKKRRNWGYDLLLRKKKLKLEKRFDEDDDAVHLPNPMIGFGVPNEPDQITNRVLPEAALGPPYFYYENVALAPKGVWTTISRFLYDVEPEFVDSKFFCAAARKRGYVHNLPIDNRFPLLPFPPRTIHEAFPLTRKWWPSWDTRTKLNCLQTCIASARLTDKIRKALEDSDGEPPLGIQKFVLEQCRKWNLVWVGRNKVAPLEPDEVEMLLGFPRNHTRGGGISRTDRYKSLGNSFQIDTVAYHFSVLKDKFPGGINLLSLFSGIGGAEVALHRLGIPLKNVVAVEIAEVNRNILRSWWEQTNQRGTLTDIQDVQELNGDRLEQLIKNFGGFDLVVGGSPCNNLTGSNRYHRDGLEGKDSALFFDFCRILDLVKCIMNGTKSMII; from the exons Atg GTTGACAATAATTCGGGTGGAGAAGCTGATAATTTTGACTGGGATACTGAAGATGATCTGGAAATCGATAATTATGCCATCTCGGCCCCTTCGGGTTTGTCGACTCCCTGTGGAGAAGCTGTTTTGGGTTCGGCAGAG GCGGGCTCATCTGGAAATTCTCCCAATTCCAAGATAATTGATCATTTTGTCGGAATGGGGTTCTCAAGAGAAATGGTTGCCAAAGTGGTTGAAGAAAAAG GAGAGGAAAACTCAGACTTGATACTTGAAGCCCTCCTTGAGTACTCG GCAAGCACATTACCTAATTCTTCCAATTCCAAGTTGATCGATCATTTTGTAGGGATGGGATTTTCTGAAGAAATGGTTGTCAAAGTGGTTCAGGAAAATG GAGAGGGAAATACAGATTCCATATTGGAGACTCTATTGACATATTCA GCTCTTGAAACAACTGCTTCCGTTCAGCAAAATCCTGACTCTGGTAACTGCTCATCAGATTATGAAGGGAGTTTGCTGAATGATTTctctgattttgatagtttttctgaGTCCGAG GAAATTATGAGTCCTAGTTCTGAGGAGGGGAGAAAATTGTTACACTTGACAAAAATGGGGTACTCAGAAGCAGAGGCTTCAGTAGCCATGGAGAGATGTGGTTTGTGTTATCTCATTCATTTTTGCAATATATTCTTGTTGATGGTTGGTAGGATGTCAAAGTTTCATTTGGACAGTATAAAGGATCCTAGACTCTTCAATTGTTGTATTGAAAATG GTCCAGACTCCACAATTGAGGAGTTAACCGACTTTATATGTGCTGCGCAAATTGCAAAGGCTGCTGATGCACTTTTTCCACTTGAAGACAAG AAGCCATTCAGCAATGGCTCTAGTCACAAGAAGAGGCGAAACTGGGGTTATGATTTGTTGTTAAGGAAGAAGAAGCTTAAGCTTGAAAAGAGGTTTgatgaagatgatgatgcagTTCATCTTCCTAATCCTATGATTGGTTTCGGGGTCCCCAATGAACCAGATCAGATCACTAATAGAGTACTTCCAGAAGCAGCTTTAGGGCCTCCATACTTCTACTACGAGAATGTAGCACTTGCTCCAAAAGGTGTTTGGACCACCATTTCGCGCTTCTTATATGATGTGGAGCCTGAGTTTGTTGATTCAAAGTTCTTTTGTGCTGCTGCAAGGAAGAGGGGCTATGTTCATAATCTGCCAATTGATAATAGATTTCCCCTTCTTCCATTTCCTCCACGAACTATTCATGAAGCTTTTCCACTAACAAGGAAATGGTGGCCATCCTGGGACACGCGAACGAAATTGAACTGCTTGCAAACCTGTATAGCAAGTGCAAGATTGACGGATAAGATTCGCAAGGCATTAGAAGATTCTGATGGTGAACCGCCGTTGGGCATCCAAAAGTTTGTTCTCGAACAATGCAGAAAATGGAATCTGGTTTGGGTTGGAAGGAACAAGGTTGCTCCACTTGAACCTGATGAAGTGGAAATGCTTTTGGGATTCCCTAGAAACCACACAAGAGGAGGGGGAATCAGTCGGACAGATAGATACAAATCACTTGGTAACTCATTTCAG ATTGACACAGTGGCGTATCACTTTTCGGTTTTAAAAGATAAGTTCCCCGGTGGTATCAATCTGTTGTCCCTTTTCTCTGGGATTGGAGGTGCGGAGGTTGCTCTCCACCGACTCGGTATCCCTTTGAAAAATGTGGTAGCGGTGGAAATAGCTGAAGTGAACCGAAATATTCTTAGGAGTTGGTGGGAACAAACAAACCAGAGAGGGACTTTGACTGACATCCAAGATGTTCAAGAACTAAACGGGGACCGTTTGGAGCAACTGATTAAAAATTTTGGAGGATTCGACCTTGTGGTGGGAGGGAGTCCTTGCAACAACCTCACTGGCAGCAATAGATATCATCGAGACGGACTCGAAGGTAAAGATTCTGCCCTCTTCTTTGATTTCTGTCGAATACTGGATTTGGTGAAATGTATTATGAATGGCACAAAATCAATGATTATCTGA
- the LOC108458130 gene encoding DNA (cytosine-5)-methyltransferase DRM1-like isoform X4, producing the protein MLRSFSWLILQVKKMVDNNSGGEADNFDWDTEDDLEIDNYAISAPSGLSTPCGEAVLGSAEAGSSGNSPNSKIIDHFVGMGFSREMVAKVVEEKGEENSDLILEALLEYSASTLPNSSNSKLIDHFVGMGFSEEMVVKVVQENGEGNTDSILETLLTYSALETTASVQQNPDSGNCSSDYEGSLLNDFSDFDSFSESEEIMSPSSEEGRKLLHLTKMGYSEAEASVAMERCGPDSTIEELTDFICAAQIAKAADALFPLEDKKPFSNGSSHKKRRNWGYDLLLRKKKLKLEKRFDEDDDAVHLPNPMIGFGVPNEPDQITNRVLPEAALGPPYFYYENVALAPKGVWTTISRFLYDVEPEFVDSKFFCAAARKRGYVHNLPIDNRFPLLPFPPRTIHEAFPLTRKWWPSWDTRTKLNCLQTCIASARLTDKIRKALEDSDGEPPLGIQKFVLEQCRKWNLVWVGRNKVAPLEPDEVEMLLGFPRNHTRGGGISRTDRYKSLGNSFQIDTVAYHFSVLKDKFPGGINLLSLFSGIGGAEVALHRLGIPLKNVVAVEIAEVNRNILRSWWEQTNQRGTLTDIQDVQELNGDRLEQLIKNFGGFDLVVGGSPCNNLTGSNRYHRDGLEGKDSALFFDFCRILDLVKCIMNGTKSMII; encoded by the exons GTTGAGAAGCTTTTCTTGGCTCATACTACAAGTCAAAAAAAtg GTTGACAATAATTCGGGTGGAGAAGCTGATAATTTTGACTGGGATACTGAAGATGATCTGGAAATCGATAATTATGCCATCTCGGCCCCTTCGGGTTTGTCGACTCCCTGTGGAGAAGCTGTTTTGGGTTCGGCAGAG GCGGGCTCATCTGGAAATTCTCCCAATTCCAAGATAATTGATCATTTTGTCGGAATGGGGTTCTCAAGAGAAATGGTTGCCAAAGTGGTTGAAGAAAAAG GAGAGGAAAACTCAGACTTGATACTTGAAGCCCTCCTTGAGTACTCG GCAAGCACATTACCTAATTCTTCCAATTCCAAGTTGATCGATCATTTTGTAGGGATGGGATTTTCTGAAGAAATGGTTGTCAAAGTGGTTCAGGAAAATG GAGAGGGAAATACAGATTCCATATTGGAGACTCTATTGACATATTCA GCTCTTGAAACAACTGCTTCCGTTCAGCAAAATCCTGACTCTGGTAACTGCTCATCAGATTATGAAGGGAGTTTGCTGAATGATTTctctgattttgatagtttttctgaGTCCGAG GAAATTATGAGTCCTAGTTCTGAGGAGGGGAGAAAATTGTTACACTTGACAAAAATGGGGTACTCAGAAGCAGAGGCTTCAGTAGCCATGGAGAGATGTG GTCCAGACTCCACAATTGAGGAGTTAACCGACTTTATATGTGCTGCGCAAATTGCAAAGGCTGCTGATGCACTTTTTCCACTTGAAGACAAG AAGCCATTCAGCAATGGCTCTAGTCACAAGAAGAGGCGAAACTGGGGTTATGATTTGTTGTTAAGGAAGAAGAAGCTTAAGCTTGAAAAGAGGTTTgatgaagatgatgatgcagTTCATCTTCCTAATCCTATGATTGGTTTCGGGGTCCCCAATGAACCAGATCAGATCACTAATAGAGTACTTCCAGAAGCAGCTTTAGGGCCTCCATACTTCTACTACGAGAATGTAGCACTTGCTCCAAAAGGTGTTTGGACCACCATTTCGCGCTTCTTATATGATGTGGAGCCTGAGTTTGTTGATTCAAAGTTCTTTTGTGCTGCTGCAAGGAAGAGGGGCTATGTTCATAATCTGCCAATTGATAATAGATTTCCCCTTCTTCCATTTCCTCCACGAACTATTCATGAAGCTTTTCCACTAACAAGGAAATGGTGGCCATCCTGGGACACGCGAACGAAATTGAACTGCTTGCAAACCTGTATAGCAAGTGCAAGATTGACGGATAAGATTCGCAAGGCATTAGAAGATTCTGATGGTGAACCGCCGTTGGGCATCCAAAAGTTTGTTCTCGAACAATGCAGAAAATGGAATCTGGTTTGGGTTGGAAGGAACAAGGTTGCTCCACTTGAACCTGATGAAGTGGAAATGCTTTTGGGATTCCCTAGAAACCACACAAGAGGAGGGGGAATCAGTCGGACAGATAGATACAAATCACTTGGTAACTCATTTCAG ATTGACACAGTGGCGTATCACTTTTCGGTTTTAAAAGATAAGTTCCCCGGTGGTATCAATCTGTTGTCCCTTTTCTCTGGGATTGGAGGTGCGGAGGTTGCTCTCCACCGACTCGGTATCCCTTTGAAAAATGTGGTAGCGGTGGAAATAGCTGAAGTGAACCGAAATATTCTTAGGAGTTGGTGGGAACAAACAAACCAGAGAGGGACTTTGACTGACATCCAAGATGTTCAAGAACTAAACGGGGACCGTTTGGAGCAACTGATTAAAAATTTTGGAGGATTCGACCTTGTGGTGGGAGGGAGTCCTTGCAACAACCTCACTGGCAGCAATAGATATCATCGAGACGGACTCGAAGGTAAAGATTCTGCCCTCTTCTTTGATTTCTGTCGAATACTGGATTTGGTGAAATGTATTATGAATGGCACAAAATCAATGATTATCTGA
- the LOC108458130 gene encoding DNA (cytosine-5)-methyltransferase DRM1-like isoform X2, with translation MLRSFSWLILQVKKMVDNNSGGEADNFDWDTEDDLEIDNYAISAPSGLSTPCGEAVLGSAEAGSSGNSPNSKIIDHFVGMGFSREMVAKVVEEKGEENSDLILEALLEYSASTLPNSSNSKLIDHFVGMGFSEEMVVKVVQENGEGNTDSILETLLTYSALETTASVQQNPDSGNCSSDYEGSLLNDFSDFDSFSESEEIMSPSSEEGRKLLHLTKMGYSEAEASVAMERCGLCYLIHFCNIFLLMVGRMSKFHLDSIKDPRLFNCCIENGPDSTIEELTDFICAAQIAKAADALFPLEDKPFSNGSSHKKRRNWGYDLLLRKKKLKLEKRFDEDDDAVHLPNPMIGFGVPNEPDQITNRVLPEAALGPPYFYYENVALAPKGVWTTISRFLYDVEPEFVDSKFFCAAARKRGYVHNLPIDNRFPLLPFPPRTIHEAFPLTRKWWPSWDTRTKLNCLQTCIASARLTDKIRKALEDSDGEPPLGIQKFVLEQCRKWNLVWVGRNKVAPLEPDEVEMLLGFPRNHTRGGGISRTDRYKSLGNSFQIDTVAYHFSVLKDKFPGGINLLSLFSGIGGAEVALHRLGIPLKNVVAVEIAEVNRNILRSWWEQTNQRGTLTDIQDVQELNGDRLEQLIKNFGGFDLVVGGSPCNNLTGSNRYHRDGLEGKDSALFFDFCRILDLVKCIMNGTKSMII, from the exons GTTGAGAAGCTTTTCTTGGCTCATACTACAAGTCAAAAAAAtg GTTGACAATAATTCGGGTGGAGAAGCTGATAATTTTGACTGGGATACTGAAGATGATCTGGAAATCGATAATTATGCCATCTCGGCCCCTTCGGGTTTGTCGACTCCCTGTGGAGAAGCTGTTTTGGGTTCGGCAGAG GCGGGCTCATCTGGAAATTCTCCCAATTCCAAGATAATTGATCATTTTGTCGGAATGGGGTTCTCAAGAGAAATGGTTGCCAAAGTGGTTGAAGAAAAAG GAGAGGAAAACTCAGACTTGATACTTGAAGCCCTCCTTGAGTACTCG GCAAGCACATTACCTAATTCTTCCAATTCCAAGTTGATCGATCATTTTGTAGGGATGGGATTTTCTGAAGAAATGGTTGTCAAAGTGGTTCAGGAAAATG GAGAGGGAAATACAGATTCCATATTGGAGACTCTATTGACATATTCA GCTCTTGAAACAACTGCTTCCGTTCAGCAAAATCCTGACTCTGGTAACTGCTCATCAGATTATGAAGGGAGTTTGCTGAATGATTTctctgattttgatagtttttctgaGTCCGAG GAAATTATGAGTCCTAGTTCTGAGGAGGGGAGAAAATTGTTACACTTGACAAAAATGGGGTACTCAGAAGCAGAGGCTTCAGTAGCCATGGAGAGATGTGGTTTGTGTTATCTCATTCATTTTTGCAATATATTCTTGTTGATGGTTGGTAGGATGTCAAAGTTTCATTTGGACAGTATAAAGGATCCTAGACTCTTCAATTGTTGTATTGAAAATG GTCCAGACTCCACAATTGAGGAGTTAACCGACTTTATATGTGCTGCGCAAATTGCAAAGGCTGCTGATGCACTTTTTCCACTTGAAGACAAG CCATTCAGCAATGGCTCTAGTCACAAGAAGAGGCGAAACTGGGGTTATGATTTGTTGTTAAGGAAGAAGAAGCTTAAGCTTGAAAAGAGGTTTgatgaagatgatgatgcagTTCATCTTCCTAATCCTATGATTGGTTTCGGGGTCCCCAATGAACCAGATCAGATCACTAATAGAGTACTTCCAGAAGCAGCTTTAGGGCCTCCATACTTCTACTACGAGAATGTAGCACTTGCTCCAAAAGGTGTTTGGACCACCATTTCGCGCTTCTTATATGATGTGGAGCCTGAGTTTGTTGATTCAAAGTTCTTTTGTGCTGCTGCAAGGAAGAGGGGCTATGTTCATAATCTGCCAATTGATAATAGATTTCCCCTTCTTCCATTTCCTCCACGAACTATTCATGAAGCTTTTCCACTAACAAGGAAATGGTGGCCATCCTGGGACACGCGAACGAAATTGAACTGCTTGCAAACCTGTATAGCAAGTGCAAGATTGACGGATAAGATTCGCAAGGCATTAGAAGATTCTGATGGTGAACCGCCGTTGGGCATCCAAAAGTTTGTTCTCGAACAATGCAGAAAATGGAATCTGGTTTGGGTTGGAAGGAACAAGGTTGCTCCACTTGAACCTGATGAAGTGGAAATGCTTTTGGGATTCCCTAGAAACCACACAAGAGGAGGGGGAATCAGTCGGACAGATAGATACAAATCACTTGGTAACTCATTTCAG ATTGACACAGTGGCGTATCACTTTTCGGTTTTAAAAGATAAGTTCCCCGGTGGTATCAATCTGTTGTCCCTTTTCTCTGGGATTGGAGGTGCGGAGGTTGCTCTCCACCGACTCGGTATCCCTTTGAAAAATGTGGTAGCGGTGGAAATAGCTGAAGTGAACCGAAATATTCTTAGGAGTTGGTGGGAACAAACAAACCAGAGAGGGACTTTGACTGACATCCAAGATGTTCAAGAACTAAACGGGGACCGTTTGGAGCAACTGATTAAAAATTTTGGAGGATTCGACCTTGTGGTGGGAGGGAGTCCTTGCAACAACCTCACTGGCAGCAATAGATATCATCGAGACGGACTCGAAGGTAAAGATTCTGCCCTCTTCTTTGATTTCTGTCGAATACTGGATTTGGTGAAATGTATTATGAATGGCACAAAATCAATGATTATCTGA
- the LOC108458130 gene encoding DNA (cytosine-5)-methyltransferase DRM1-like isoform X1, whose product MLRSFSWLILQVKKMVDNNSGGEADNFDWDTEDDLEIDNYAISAPSGLSTPCGEAVLGSAEAGSSGNSPNSKIIDHFVGMGFSREMVAKVVEEKGEENSDLILEALLEYSASTLPNSSNSKLIDHFVGMGFSEEMVVKVVQENGEGNTDSILETLLTYSALETTASVQQNPDSGNCSSDYEGSLLNDFSDFDSFSESEEIMSPSSEEGRKLLHLTKMGYSEAEASVAMERCGLCYLIHFCNIFLLMVGRMSKFHLDSIKDPRLFNCCIENGPDSTIEELTDFICAAQIAKAADALFPLEDKKPFSNGSSHKKRRNWGYDLLLRKKKLKLEKRFDEDDDAVHLPNPMIGFGVPNEPDQITNRVLPEAALGPPYFYYENVALAPKGVWTTISRFLYDVEPEFVDSKFFCAAARKRGYVHNLPIDNRFPLLPFPPRTIHEAFPLTRKWWPSWDTRTKLNCLQTCIASARLTDKIRKALEDSDGEPPLGIQKFVLEQCRKWNLVWVGRNKVAPLEPDEVEMLLGFPRNHTRGGGISRTDRYKSLGNSFQIDTVAYHFSVLKDKFPGGINLLSLFSGIGGAEVALHRLGIPLKNVVAVEIAEVNRNILRSWWEQTNQRGTLTDIQDVQELNGDRLEQLIKNFGGFDLVVGGSPCNNLTGSNRYHRDGLEGKDSALFFDFCRILDLVKCIMNGTKSMII is encoded by the exons GTTGAGAAGCTTTTCTTGGCTCATACTACAAGTCAAAAAAAtg GTTGACAATAATTCGGGTGGAGAAGCTGATAATTTTGACTGGGATACTGAAGATGATCTGGAAATCGATAATTATGCCATCTCGGCCCCTTCGGGTTTGTCGACTCCCTGTGGAGAAGCTGTTTTGGGTTCGGCAGAG GCGGGCTCATCTGGAAATTCTCCCAATTCCAAGATAATTGATCATTTTGTCGGAATGGGGTTCTCAAGAGAAATGGTTGCCAAAGTGGTTGAAGAAAAAG GAGAGGAAAACTCAGACTTGATACTTGAAGCCCTCCTTGAGTACTCG GCAAGCACATTACCTAATTCTTCCAATTCCAAGTTGATCGATCATTTTGTAGGGATGGGATTTTCTGAAGAAATGGTTGTCAAAGTGGTTCAGGAAAATG GAGAGGGAAATACAGATTCCATATTGGAGACTCTATTGACATATTCA GCTCTTGAAACAACTGCTTCCGTTCAGCAAAATCCTGACTCTGGTAACTGCTCATCAGATTATGAAGGGAGTTTGCTGAATGATTTctctgattttgatagtttttctgaGTCCGAG GAAATTATGAGTCCTAGTTCTGAGGAGGGGAGAAAATTGTTACACTTGACAAAAATGGGGTACTCAGAAGCAGAGGCTTCAGTAGCCATGGAGAGATGTGGTTTGTGTTATCTCATTCATTTTTGCAATATATTCTTGTTGATGGTTGGTAGGATGTCAAAGTTTCATTTGGACAGTATAAAGGATCCTAGACTCTTCAATTGTTGTATTGAAAATG GTCCAGACTCCACAATTGAGGAGTTAACCGACTTTATATGTGCTGCGCAAATTGCAAAGGCTGCTGATGCACTTTTTCCACTTGAAGACAAG AAGCCATTCAGCAATGGCTCTAGTCACAAGAAGAGGCGAAACTGGGGTTATGATTTGTTGTTAAGGAAGAAGAAGCTTAAGCTTGAAAAGAGGTTTgatgaagatgatgatgcagTTCATCTTCCTAATCCTATGATTGGTTTCGGGGTCCCCAATGAACCAGATCAGATCACTAATAGAGTACTTCCAGAAGCAGCTTTAGGGCCTCCATACTTCTACTACGAGAATGTAGCACTTGCTCCAAAAGGTGTTTGGACCACCATTTCGCGCTTCTTATATGATGTGGAGCCTGAGTTTGTTGATTCAAAGTTCTTTTGTGCTGCTGCAAGGAAGAGGGGCTATGTTCATAATCTGCCAATTGATAATAGATTTCCCCTTCTTCCATTTCCTCCACGAACTATTCATGAAGCTTTTCCACTAACAAGGAAATGGTGGCCATCCTGGGACACGCGAACGAAATTGAACTGCTTGCAAACCTGTATAGCAAGTGCAAGATTGACGGATAAGATTCGCAAGGCATTAGAAGATTCTGATGGTGAACCGCCGTTGGGCATCCAAAAGTTTGTTCTCGAACAATGCAGAAAATGGAATCTGGTTTGGGTTGGAAGGAACAAGGTTGCTCCACTTGAACCTGATGAAGTGGAAATGCTTTTGGGATTCCCTAGAAACCACACAAGAGGAGGGGGAATCAGTCGGACAGATAGATACAAATCACTTGGTAACTCATTTCAG ATTGACACAGTGGCGTATCACTTTTCGGTTTTAAAAGATAAGTTCCCCGGTGGTATCAATCTGTTGTCCCTTTTCTCTGGGATTGGAGGTGCGGAGGTTGCTCTCCACCGACTCGGTATCCCTTTGAAAAATGTGGTAGCGGTGGAAATAGCTGAAGTGAACCGAAATATTCTTAGGAGTTGGTGGGAACAAACAAACCAGAGAGGGACTTTGACTGACATCCAAGATGTTCAAGAACTAAACGGGGACCGTTTGGAGCAACTGATTAAAAATTTTGGAGGATTCGACCTTGTGGTGGGAGGGAGTCCTTGCAACAACCTCACTGGCAGCAATAGATATCATCGAGACGGACTCGAAGGTAAAGATTCTGCCCTCTTCTTTGATTTCTGTCGAATACTGGATTTGGTGAAATGTATTATGAATGGCACAAAATCAATGATTATCTGA